Proteins encoded within one genomic window of Arachis ipaensis cultivar K30076 chromosome B08, Araip1.1, whole genome shotgun sequence:
- the LOC107613562 gene encoding E3 ubiquitin-protein ligase RING1-like has translation MATATGAEESELNTYWCHECDMSVALSSSRSSPLMCPHCRTHFLELMDSPSQNDAVAPLSSLSLFDSPFFHRLIHHHLVSNSNTNTTDSPNDDVVFEDPLSLLSPSLISSKTASSKSSATAVPVILVTSALLSQLDPNGVVSCAVCKDDIEIDEEAKQLPCNHLYHSDCITPWLELHDSCPLCRFRLSAAEEEAEGEEEDGLDGALTSSEIRSQLRAAMVRLSELMEEEEDDFYGLRTTLNHIASRHGLIGSNGASVVSEEGEGGDSENFSRIGGGNGSE, from the coding sequence ATGGCGACGGCGACGGGGGCGGAGGAATCAGAACTCAATACCTATTGGTGCCACGAATGCGACATGAGCGTCGCCCTCTCCTCTTCCCGTTCTTCCCCTCTCATGTGTCCCCACTGCCGCACCCACTTCCTAGAACTCATGGACTCACCTTCCCAAAACGACGCCGTTGCACcactctcctctctctccctctttgaTTCCCCCTTCTTTCACCGTCTAATCCACCACCACCTCGTTTCCAACTCCAATACCAACACCACCGACAGTCCAAACGACGACGTCGTTTTCGAGGACCCACTCTCTTTACTCTCCCCGTCCCTGATTTCCTCCAAAACAGCGTCGTCCAAGTCCTCCGCAACCGCCGTCCCCGTAATTCTTGTCACCTCCGCGTTGCTCTCCCAGCTCGATCCAAACGGTGTCGTTTCGTGCGCGGTGTGCAAGGACGACATTGAAATCGACGAGGAAGCAAAGCAGCTTCCGTGTAACCACCTTTACCACTCCGATTGCATCACGCCGTGGCTCGAACTCCACGATTCGTGCCCGCTCTGCCGGTTCCGACTTTCGGCGGCAGAGGAGGAGGCGGAAGGGGAGGAAGAGGACGGCCTCGATGGTGCTTTAACGTCGAGCGAGATCAGGAGTCAGCTGAGGGCGGCGATGGTGAGGCTTTCGGAGCTAATGGAGGAAGAGGAGGATGATTTCTACGGGTTGAGGACCACTCTGAATCACATTGCCTCAAGGCACGGCTTGATTGGCTCCAATGGTGCTTCTGTGGTGAGCGAGGAGGGTGAGGGTGGTGATTCGGAGAATTTTTCCAGAATCGGTGGTGGCAATGGCAGTGAATGA